The Streptomyces sp. NL15-2K genome contains a region encoding:
- a CDS encoding serine/threonine-protein kinase codes for MSEAERAGTSRQETRQDNRERLLAGRYRLGEVLGRGGMGTVWRAEDETLGRTVAVKELRFPSNIDEDEKRRLITRTLREAKAIARIRNNSAVTVFDVVDEDDRPWIVMELVEGKSLAEAIREDGLLEPRRAAEVGLAVLDVLRSAHREGILHRDVKPSNVLISEDGRVVLTDFGIAQVEGDPSITSTGMLVGAPSYISPERARGHKPGPAADLWSLGGLLYASVEGVPPYDKGSAIATLTAVMTEPLEEPKNAGPLRDVIYGLLNKDPAKRLDDASAREMLNAVIHAPEPKAAEPELAPDATKVVPLPPQPDESTDRRGSGGGGSKRGEEAAERFRGALRSVRKAAGAAGAGVSAAAATRGKSGGGAGVSGAGGGTAGSGADSGTSDSGSGGGASAAGSGSGSGTAASGSGSGTAASGSGSGTAGSGSGSRTTVSGSGGGTGVSSSAEGASSGKTASSVSTASASSGVAGAESRERRAVSGGTASGGAASGGVASGGASGGRSSGWPVMTPPDLPPRPVPRAPLTDVVPRRTLVIIAVVVVLAVIGTVLALTLGDGDGSSDGAKGGGAKVTASASADTKDDASGGTRTDGAATESATTGSGSQATPSGAASASDGGGAGSGGSAGSGDNAVAKTHKGSQGYSLGLPEGWKYQSTGSAGDRFTGPDGQRLLVAWTSTPKGDPVKDWENQERYMTRSQYQKIRIARVDYRGWNAADWEFTYVESGTKYRTIDRGFVVNDQLGYALMYTAKAAKWDSALRQNTWRTLAETFEPKS; via the coding sequence ATGTCGGAGGCGGAGCGGGCGGGGACATCTCGTCAGGAGACTCGTCAGGACAACCGCGAGCGTCTCCTCGCGGGACGGTACCGGCTGGGAGAAGTGCTCGGCCGCGGCGGCATGGGCACGGTGTGGCGGGCCGAGGACGAGACCTTGGGGCGGACGGTCGCCGTCAAGGAGCTGCGGTTCCCGTCCAACATCGACGAGGACGAGAAACGGCGGCTGATCACGCGCACGCTGCGTGAGGCCAAGGCGATCGCGCGGATCCGCAACAACAGCGCGGTGACGGTCTTCGACGTGGTCGACGAGGACGACCGGCCGTGGATCGTGATGGAACTCGTCGAGGGCAAGTCGCTCGCCGAGGCCATCCGCGAGGACGGCCTGCTGGAGCCCAGGCGTGCCGCGGAGGTCGGTCTGGCGGTTCTCGACGTGCTGCGGTCCGCACACCGCGAGGGCATCCTGCACCGCGACGTGAAGCCGTCGAACGTGCTGATCTCCGAGGACGGCCGGGTCGTGCTCACCGACTTCGGCATCGCCCAGGTCGAGGGCGACCCCTCGATCACCTCGACCGGCATGCTCGTCGGCGCGCCCTCCTACATCTCCCCGGAGCGGGCCCGCGGCCACAAGCCGGGACCGGCGGCCGACCTGTGGTCGCTGGGCGGCTTGCTGTACGCGTCGGTCGAGGGCGTGCCGCCGTACGACAAGGGGTCGGCGATCGCGACCCTGACCGCTGTGATGACCGAGCCGCTGGAGGAGCCGAAGAACGCGGGGCCGCTGAGGGACGTCATCTACGGCCTGCTCAACAAGGACCCCGCCAAGCGGCTCGACGACGCGAGCGCGCGCGAGATGCTCAACGCGGTGATCCACGCGCCCGAGCCGAAGGCGGCCGAGCCGGAACTGGCACCGGACGCGACGAAGGTCGTACCGCTGCCGCCGCAGCCCGACGAGAGCACGGACCGGCGGGGTTCGGGCGGCGGCGGGAGCAAGCGGGGCGAGGAGGCGGCCGAGCGGTTCCGCGGGGCGCTGCGTTCCGTGCGGAAGGCTGCCGGGGCGGCGGGGGCGGGGGTCTCCGCCGCGGCGGCGACGCGTGGAAAGTCCGGCGGCGGGGCGGGCGTCTCGGGTGCCGGCGGTGGTACGGCGGGCTCGGGGGCCGACTCTGGTACGTCGGACTCCGGGTCCGGCGGCGGCGCGAGCGCTGCGGGTTCGGGTTCTGGGTCCGGTACGGCGGCGTCGGGTTCTGGGTCCGGTACGGCGGCGTCGGGTTCTGGGTCCGGTACGGCGGGTTCGGGCTCCGGGTCCCGTACGACCGTCTCGGGTTCCGGTGGTGGGACAGGTGTCTCGAGTTCCGCTGAGGGCGCCTCCTCGGGAAAGACCGCGTCGAGTGTGTCGACGGCGTCGGCTTCGAGTGGGGTCGCCGGTGCGGAGAGCCGCGAGCGGCGTGCGGTGTCGGGTGGTACGGCGTCGGGCGGTGCGGCTTCGGGCGGTGTGGCTTCGGGTGGTGCGTCGGGCGGACGGAGTTCCGGGTGGCCCGTGATGACGCCGCCGGATCTGCCGCCGCGGCCCGTGCCCAGAGCACCGCTCACCGATGTGGTGCCGCGGCGGACCCTGGTGATCATCGCGGTGGTCGTGGTGCTCGCCGTGATCGGGACCGTGCTGGCGCTCACGCTCGGCGACGGCGACGGGAGCTCTGACGGGGCCAAGGGCGGCGGTGCCAAGGTGACGGCGAGCGCGAGTGCCGACACCAAGGACGACGCGAGCGGCGGCACCCGTACCGACGGCGCGGCGACCGAGTCCGCGACCACGGGATCGGGGTCGCAGGCCACGCCGAGCGGCGCGGCGAGCGCGTCCGACGGCGGTGGCGCGGGCTCCGGCGGTTCCGCCGGCTCCGGCGACAATGCGGTGGCCAAGACGCACAAGGGGAGCCAGGGGTACTCGCTCGGGCTGCCCGAGGGGTGGAAGTACCAGTCCACGGGTTCGGCGGGGGATCGTTTCACCGGCCCCGACGGGCAGAGGCTGCTCGTAGCCTGGACGTCCACGCCGAAGGGCGACCCGGTGAAGGACTGGGAGAACCAGGAGCGGTACATGACGCGCTCCCAGTACCAGAAGATCCGCATAGCGCGGGTGGACTACCGCGGTTGGAACGCGGCCGACTGGGAGTTCACCTATGTGGAGAGCGGGACGAAGTACCGGACCATCGACCGTGGCTTCGTCGTCAACGACCAACTCGGATATGCGCTGATGTACACGGCGAAAGCCGCCAAGTGGGACAGCGCGCTGCGCCAGAACACATGGCGGACGCTGGCGGAGACCTTCGAACCGAAGTCGTGA
- a CDS encoding glycerol-3-phosphate dehydrogenase/oxidase: MRTATLGPAQRAESLASMAERELDVLVVGAGVVGAGTALDAVTRGLSTGLVEARDWASGTSSRSSKLIHGGLRYLEMLDFALVREALKERGLLLERLAPHLVKPVPFLYPLQHKGWERLYAGSGVALYDAMSMARGHGRGLPVHRHLTRRHALRVAPALKKDALVGALQYYDAQMDDARFVATLVRTAAAYGAHVANRARVTGFLREGERVVGARVQDVEGGGEYEVRAKQVVNATGVWTDDTQAMVGERGQFHVRASKGIHLVVPKDRIHSMTGLILRTEKSVLFVIPWGRHWIIGTTDTDWDLDKAHPAASSADIDYLLEHVNSVLSVPLTRDDVQGVYAGLRPLLAGESDATSKLSREHTVAHPVPGLVVVAGGKYTTYRVMAKDAVDAAVHGLDLRVAECVTEDVPLLGAEGYRALWNARARIAARTGIHVVRVEHLLNRYGAMAEELLDLIAADTSLGEPVQAADDYLRAEIVYAASHEGARHLDDVLTRRTRISIETFDRGARSAREAAELMAPVLGWDKDQIEREVEHYQKRVEAEQESQRQPDDLTADAARLGAPDIVPL, from the coding sequence GTGAGGACAGCGACACTGGGGCCGGCGCAGCGCGCCGAGTCACTCGCATCGATGGCCGAGCGTGAACTGGACGTGCTGGTGGTGGGAGCGGGCGTGGTCGGCGCGGGCACCGCGCTGGACGCCGTGACCCGGGGCCTGTCCACGGGCCTGGTCGAGGCGCGTGACTGGGCGTCCGGCACGTCGAGCAGGTCCAGCAAGCTGATCCACGGCGGCCTGCGCTATCTGGAGATGCTCGACTTCGCGCTCGTCCGGGAGGCGCTGAAGGAGCGCGGGCTGCTGCTGGAGCGGCTCGCGCCGCATCTGGTGAAGCCGGTGCCGTTCCTGTACCCGTTGCAGCACAAGGGCTGGGAGCGGCTGTACGCCGGTTCGGGCGTCGCGCTGTACGACGCCATGTCGATGGCCCGCGGGCACGGCCGCGGCCTGCCCGTCCACCGCCACCTGACCCGCCGTCACGCCCTGCGGGTCGCGCCCGCCTTGAAGAAGGACGCGCTGGTCGGAGCGTTGCAGTACTACGACGCCCAGATGGACGACGCCCGCTTCGTGGCGACGCTCGTGCGCACGGCGGCGGCGTACGGCGCGCACGTGGCCAACCGCGCGCGCGTGACCGGATTCCTGCGCGAGGGCGAGCGCGTGGTGGGCGCCCGGGTGCAGGACGTGGAGGGGGGCGGGGAGTACGAGGTCCGCGCCAAGCAGGTCGTCAACGCGACGGGCGTGTGGACCGACGACACCCAGGCGATGGTGGGCGAGCGCGGACAGTTCCACGTACGGGCGTCCAAGGGCATCCACCTGGTCGTGCCCAAGGACCGGATCCACTCGATGACCGGGCTGATCCTGCGCACCGAGAAGTCCGTGCTGTTCGTCATCCCGTGGGGCCGGCACTGGATCATCGGCACCACGGACACCGACTGGGACCTCGACAAGGCGCACCCCGCCGCGTCCAGCGCCGACATCGACTACCTGCTGGAGCATGTGAACTCGGTGCTGTCGGTGCCACTGACCAGGGACGACGTGCAGGGTGTGTACGCGGGCCTGAGGCCCCTGCTGGCCGGCGAGTCGGACGCCACCAGCAAGCTGTCCCGCGAGCACACCGTGGCGCATCCGGTGCCCGGCCTCGTCGTCGTGGCGGGCGGCAAGTACACGACGTACCGGGTGATGGCCAAGGACGCGGTGGACGCGGCCGTGCACGGGCTCGACCTGCGGGTCGCCGAGTGCGTGACCGAGGATGTTCCGCTGCTGGGGGCGGAGGGCTACCGGGCGCTGTGGAACGCGCGGGCGCGGATAGCCGCGCGGACGGGCATCCATGTCGTACGCGTGGAGCACCTGTTGAACCGGTACGGAGCGATGGCGGAGGAACTGCTCGACCTCATAGCAGCGGACACCTCGCTGGGCGAGCCCGTGCAGGCCGCCGACGACTATCTGCGCGCCGAGATCGTGTACGCCGCCTCGCACGAGGGCGCGCGGCACCTGGACGACGTACTGACCCGGCGCACCCGCATCTCCATCGAGACCTTCGACCGGGGCGCGCGCAGTGCCCGCGAGGCCGCCGAGCTGATGGCACCGGTGCTGGGCTGGGACAAGGACCAGATCGAGCGCGAGGTCGAGCACTACCAGAAGCGGGTGGAGGCCGAGCAGGAGTCGCAGCGGCAGCCGGACGACCTGACGGCGGATGCGGCGCGGTTGGGGGCGCCTGACATAGTGCCGCTGTAG
- a CDS encoding protein kinase encodes MDDYAGRVLADRYRLPLPPSDEYELTETRAFDTYSGQEVLVRQVPLPEVVEAEVLDAEGLPEGFTARDPRDPRDHGARRPQAARTGTRRPTDPAVRRAVEAAQAAARIPDHPRLDQVFDVFADGGSLWVVSELVSARPLAALLAEQPLTPYRAAEVASDVLTALRVLHAHGWVHRNITARTVLVCDDGRVMLTGLAVGAAEEALCGYDPVPVEAGEWGGGFSDAGGHQGPGGSQGHGGPHGPGGSHGPGGPHGAGGSHGPSGPRGGDGLDRPGGFGGFGGPGPSGGPGVSGGPGGAPGGGGAVGFGGVDAEAARRAAIEARAAGGLPAVGSDAANAAHGANGPSSELAPRAVDTGADIRAARAGAIAAYRAGARAAARVQEAQQSGRTALPGARPAGGTPAALPGARSAPEDDPSAPPHGSTQPPYPGANGLQHPPGAEPPGQIADPYGVRTTPWHGAAPRAGTDATPSPGSTGDPRETRDTRDPGNGQAGQGPTPLSPGGNGGATPHTAVSRVTDFGRPAPAPAVAPAPGTPTRWEDLAANAPVRRGGPATALAAERARQARMAVVGPVTERWAPEQAGPVHENWQLAAPIGPATDLWALGALLFRAVQGHAPYPEESTAELVQMVCAEPPAFAEECGPLRPVVESLLRQDPTERLDFEELRGWLRSLVRSAPEPEAGAHVVAAPPSDTSRLPVVRRRGELVRRRRAGLPAHHGRHKRAREEVRSPRRLGRSLLLLILLALAGAIAYAMFFMPKAESTGQGTQDRTGAAGEVSPAPEQSPEASSEPRPEQTSPGPDDGPSSSADADETQTTGPEVADGFTLRKDAEGFQVAVANGWDRTPVNGRGQVVYAQGNFELIVVPGRDTAAEDGTDPMVYQREKEPELQPYRDSSWATATGLKTIQVGGRTMAEGQFTWTGDDGRELFVRNLAMLIDGKYHVVQVRGPEAERDEVTRLYEQASATYRVTG; translated from the coding sequence GTGGACGACTATGCGGGCCGGGTACTCGCCGACCGCTACCGCCTGCCGCTGCCGCCGTCCGACGAGTACGAACTCACCGAGACCCGGGCCTTCGACACCTACAGCGGGCAGGAAGTCCTGGTCAGGCAGGTGCCGTTGCCCGAGGTCGTCGAGGCGGAGGTGCTCGACGCGGAGGGGCTGCCGGAGGGTTTCACGGCGCGGGATCCGCGGGATCCGCGGGACCATGGGGCGCGGCGACCCCAGGCCGCCCGCACCGGCACGCGGCGGCCCACCGACCCTGCCGTACGGCGGGCCGTGGAGGCCGCGCAGGCAGCCGCGCGGATCCCCGACCATCCGCGGCTCGACCAGGTCTTCGACGTGTTCGCCGACGGTGGTTCGCTGTGGGTCGTCAGTGAGTTGGTGTCGGCGCGGCCGCTGGCGGCGCTGCTTGCCGAGCAGCCGCTGACGCCGTACCGGGCGGCCGAGGTCGCCTCCGACGTCCTCACGGCACTGCGGGTACTGCACGCCCACGGTTGGGTGCACCGGAACATCACCGCCCGCACGGTGCTCGTCTGCGACGACGGCCGCGTGATGCTGACCGGCCTCGCGGTCGGCGCGGCGGAGGAGGCACTGTGCGGGTACGACCCGGTGCCGGTTGAGGCGGGGGAGTGGGGCGGCGGGTTCAGTGATGCTGGTGGACACCAGGGGCCCGGTGGATCACAGGGGCATGGTGGACCGCATGGGCCTGGTGGATCCCATGGGCCCGGTGGACCGCATGGGGCCGGTGGATCCCATGGGCCTAGTGGCCCACGTGGAGGCGATGGCCTCGACAGACCCGGTGGATTCGGTGGGTTCGGCGGCCCCGGCCCTTCCGGTGGGCCCGGTGTGTCCGGCGGGCCCGGTGGCGCCCCTGGGGGCGGCGGCGCGGTCGGCTTCGGTGGCGTGGATGCCGAGGCCGCTCGGCGGGCCGCCATCGAGGCGCGGGCGGCCGGAGGACTGCCGGCTGTCGGATCCGACGCGGCGAACGCGGCGCACGGGGCGAACGGGCCGTCGTCCGAGCTCGCCCCCCGGGCCGTCGACACCGGTGCGGACATCAGGGCGGCGCGAGCCGGGGCGATCGCGGCGTATCGCGCGGGGGCGCGGGCCGCGGCCCGGGTCCAGGAGGCCCAGCAGAGCGGAAGGACGGCACTGCCGGGGGCGCGTCCCGCGGGCGGCACCCCGGCGGCCCTGCCCGGGGCCCGCTCCGCACCCGAAGACGACCCGTCCGCACCGCCCCACGGCTCCACGCAGCCGCCGTACCCCGGCGCGAACGGCCTGCAGCACCCCCCGGGCGCCGAGCCGCCGGGGCAGATCGCCGATCCCTACGGCGTGCGCACCACCCCGTGGCACGGCGCCGCGCCCCGCGCCGGAACCGACGCCACACCGTCGCCCGGAAGCACCGGAGACCCCCGAGAAACCCGAGACACCCGAGACCCAGGCAACGGACAGGCCGGCCAGGGGCCCACGCCGCTGTCCCCCGGTGGAAACGGCGGCGCCACGCCGCACACCGCCGTTAGCCGCGTCACGGACTTCGGCAGGCCCGCCCCCGCCCCCGCAGTGGCACCCGCGCCCGGCACCCCCACGCGCTGGGAAGACCTGGCCGCGAACGCGCCCGTGCGGCGTGGCGGGCCCGCCACCGCGTTGGCGGCCGAGCGGGCGCGGCAGGCGCGGATGGCTGTGGTGGGGCCCGTGACCGAGCGGTGGGCGCCGGAACAGGCCGGGCCCGTGCACGAGAACTGGCAGTTGGCGGCGCCGATCGGGCCGGCGACCGACCTGTGGGCGCTGGGCGCGCTGCTCTTCCGTGCCGTACAGGGGCATGCGCCGTATCCGGAGGAGTCGACGGCCGAGCTGGTGCAGATGGTGTGTGCCGAGCCGCCCGCCTTCGCCGAGGAATGCGGGCCGCTGCGGCCGGTCGTGGAGTCGCTGCTGCGTCAGGACCCCACCGAGCGGCTCGACTTCGAGGAACTGCGCGGCTGGCTGCGTTCGCTGGTCCGCTCGGCGCCCGAGCCGGAGGCCGGTGCGCATGTCGTCGCGGCTCCGCCCTCCGACACGAGCCGGCTGCCGGTCGTACGGCGGCGGGGCGAGCTGGTACGGCGGCGGCGTGCCGGGCTGCCCGCGCACCACGGGCGGCACAAACGGGCCCGGGAGGAGGTCCGTTCGCCGCGCAGACTCGGCCGGAGCCTGCTCCTGCTGATACTGCTCGCGCTGGCCGGGGCGATCGCGTACGCCATGTTCTTCATGCCCAAGGCGGAGTCCACCGGGCAGGGCACCCAGGACCGTACGGGTGCCGCCGGTGAAGTCAGCCCGGCGCCCGAGCAGTCCCCGGAGGCGAGCAGCGAGCCCCGGCCCGAGCAGACGTCGCCGGGACCCGACGACGGTCCCTCGTCGTCCGCCGATGCCGACGAGACGCAGACCACCGGCCCCGAGGTCGCCGACGGCTTCACCCTCCGCAAGGACGCGGAGGGCTTCCAGGTCGCCGTGGCCAACGGCTGGGACCGCACCCCGGTGAACGGGCGCGGACAGGTCGTGTACGCGCAGGGGAACTTCGAGCTCATCGTCGTACCCGGACGGGACACCGCGGCCGAGGACGGCACCGATCCGATGGTGTACCAGCGGGAGAAGGAGCCGGAACTGCAGCCGTACCGCGACTCCAGTTGGGCCACCGCCACCGGGCTGAAGACGATCCAGGTGGGCGGACGGACCATGGCCGAGGGGCAGTTCACCTGGACCGGCGACGACGGGCGCGAGCTGTTCGTGCGCAATCTGGCGATGCTGATCGACGGGAAGTACCACGTCGTGCAGGTGCGCGGCCCGGAGGCCGAGCGGGACGAGGTGACCCGGCTGTACGAGCAGGCGTCGGCGACGTATCGGGTCACCGGCTGA